The following proteins are co-located in the Acinetobacter sp. NCu2D-2 genome:
- a CDS encoding inositol monophosphatase family protein, with protein sequence MEPMVVMAARAAQLVGQELLKAHQNRHKLDLQVEEKGIDGPVTRVDRYLEQLTIDTLRKSYKNHSFLGEEFGLQEGKGHDADWCWIIDPLDGTLNFINGFPHFCISIAVQHKGVTQHGVIYDPVKDELFSASRGRGAMLNQRRIRVNVKDSLQNTFMAVGHAYRAKRGGEVVSYAKNHFESLLNVTEAGAQYRRSGSAALDLAYVAAGRLDGYFELGLKPWDIAAGELIVKEAGGTVVDARGGSESMENGQVLACSMKMLKPLMQAVVPAWGEAAK encoded by the coding sequence ATGGAACCTATGGTGGTGATGGCTGCGCGTGCGGCTCAATTAGTTGGTCAAGAGCTTTTAAAAGCGCATCAAAATCGTCATAAACTCGATTTACAAGTCGAAGAAAAAGGAATTGATGGTCCTGTAACGCGTGTAGACCGTTACTTGGAACAATTGACTATCGATACGCTACGTAAAAGCTATAAAAATCACAGCTTCCTTGGTGAAGAGTTTGGTTTACAAGAAGGTAAAGGTCACGACGCTGATTGGTGTTGGATTATTGACCCACTTGACGGTACTTTAAACTTCATCAATGGTTTCCCGCATTTCTGTATCTCTATCGCTGTACAACATAAAGGTGTAACTCAACACGGTGTTATTTATGACCCTGTGAAAGATGAGCTATTCTCTGCAAGTCGTGGTCGTGGTGCGATGTTGAATCAACGCCGTATTCGCGTAAATGTCAAAGACAGCTTACAAAATACGTTCATGGCCGTTGGTCATGCTTACCGCGCTAAACGCGGTGGCGAAGTCGTGTCGTATGCAAAAAATCATTTCGAATCACTTTTAAACGTGACTGAAGCGGGTGCTCAATACCGTCGTTCTGGTTCTGCTGCACTTGACCTTGCTTATGTGGCTGCTGGTCGTTTAGATGGTTACTTCGAACTTGGTCTTAAACCTTGGGATATCGCAGCAGGCGAACTCATTGTGAAAGAAGCAGGCGGTACAGTTGTAGATGCGCGTGGTGGTAGCGAATCTATGGAAAATGGTCAAGTCTTGGCTTGTTCAATGAAAATGCTTAAACCTTTAATGCAAGCGGTTGTTCCTGCTTGGGGTGAAGCAGCAAAATAA
- a CDS encoding DEAD/DEAH box helicase produces MSKTFADFPLDDSLKQALEGLGFTTPTPVQEQAIPAALEGKDLLVSSQTGSGKTAAFLLPTLNALANQDTFVPFKERMKAITQPNILVISPTRELAQQVCQDAIAFVRHMKGVRIAAIMGGMPFGKQIQQLKGAQVVVATPGRLLDLVNRRQIKLDNVDALIVDEADRMLDLGFSEDLEAIGDLAANRKQTLMFSATFAPRIITLAERMMNDPMRISIETGHSTNTDITQTLHWTDGFEHKKKLLTHWLNEEDVDQAVVFASTQEDTDMLAEELAEAGLSVVALHGAMPQTVRNRRLRSIREGRAKILVATDVAARGLDVPTISHVINFGLPMKNEDYVHRIGRTGRAGRTGKAITLATYRERGKIRALEDFLEARLNVSEIEGLEPSPPPARGSRDGAGRGRGRRDGGRGGFGGGRRFEGEGNFKRREGGDDRPRRNFDDKPRGERFGGEDRPRREFNNDRPRREGGFGDRPRRDFNEDRPRREFNNDRPRREGGFGDRPQRSFDDRPKRDFGDRPRSNDDNRGNRVDYKPREGGFDRPKRDFGDRPQRSFGDRPQRSFGDDRPKRDFGDRPRRSFDDKPRGERSFGGEDRPRRKFND; encoded by the coding sequence ATGAGCAAAACTTTTGCTGATTTTCCCCTTGATGACTCTCTAAAGCAGGCTCTCGAAGGTTTAGGTTTTACTACCCCAACACCTGTACAAGAACAGGCGATTCCAGCAGCACTTGAAGGTAAAGACCTTCTTGTATCAAGCCAAACAGGTTCTGGTAAAACTGCAGCATTCTTACTTCCAACGTTAAACGCGTTAGCAAATCAAGATACATTCGTTCCGTTTAAAGAACGTATGAAAGCGATTACACAACCGAACATTTTGGTGATTTCACCGACTCGTGAATTGGCACAACAAGTATGTCAAGACGCGATTGCATTTGTACGTCACATGAAAGGTGTTCGTATTGCTGCAATCATGGGTGGTATGCCTTTCGGTAAACAAATTCAACAATTAAAAGGTGCACAAGTGGTTGTAGCGACTCCAGGTCGTCTACTTGACTTAGTAAACCGTCGTCAAATCAAACTTGACAATGTTGATGCATTAATCGTCGACGAAGCAGACCGTATGCTTGATCTTGGTTTCTCTGAAGACCTAGAAGCAATCGGTGACTTAGCTGCAAATCGTAAACAAACATTGATGTTCTCTGCGACATTCGCACCACGTATCATTACACTTGCAGAACGCATGATGAATGATCCAATGCGTATTTCGATTGAAACTGGTCACTCTACAAATACTGATATTACTCAGACTTTGCATTGGACTGACGGTTTTGAACATAAGAAAAAACTTTTAACTCACTGGTTGAACGAAGAAGACGTTGATCAAGCAGTTGTGTTTGCTTCTACTCAAGAAGATACAGACATGTTGGCTGAAGAACTTGCTGAAGCTGGTTTATCTGTTGTAGCACTTCACGGTGCTATGCCACAAACTGTACGTAACCGTCGTCTACGCAGCATCCGTGAAGGTCGTGCAAAAATCTTAGTTGCAACTGACGTTGCAGCACGTGGTCTTGACGTACCAACGATTTCTCACGTAATTAACTTCGGTCTTCCTATGAAGAACGAAGATTATGTACACCGTATCGGTCGTACAGGTCGTGCTGGTCGTACGGGTAAAGCAATTACTTTAGCGACGTACCGTGAACGCGGTAAAATCCGTGCGCTAGAAGACTTCCTTGAAGCACGTTTGAACGTGTCTGAAATTGAAGGTCTTGAGCCATCTCCACCTCCAGCGCGTGGTAGCCGTGATGGTGCAGGTCGTGGTCGTGGTCGTCGTGATGGCGGTCGTGGTGGCTTCGGCGGTGGTCGTCGCTTCGAAGGTGAAGGTAACTTCAAACGTCGTGAAGGCGGTGATGATCGTCCACGTCGTAACTTCGATGACAAACCACGTGGTGAGCGTTTCGGTGGCGAAGATCGTCCACGTCGCGAATTTAACAATGATCGTCCACGTCGTGAAGGCGGTTTCGGTGATCGTCCACGTCGTGACTTCAATGAAGATCGTCCGCGTCGCGAATTTAACAACGATCGTCCACGCCGTGAAGGTGGCTTCGGTGACCGTCCACAACGTTCTTTCGATGATCGTCCAAAACGTGATTTCGGTGATCGTCCTCGTTCTAACGATGACAACCGTGGTAACCGCGTAGACTACAAACCACGTGAAGGCGGTTTTGATCGTCCAAAACGTGACTTTGGCGACCGTCCACAACGTTCATTCGGTGACCGTCCACAGCGTTCATTTGGTGATGATCGTCCAAAACGTGATTTCGGTGATCGTCCACGTCGTAGCTTCGATGATAAACCTCGTGGCGAACGTTCATTCGGCGGTGAAGACCGTCCACGTCGTAAATTTAACGACTAA
- the hemN gene encoding oxygen-independent coproporphyrinogen III oxidase yields the protein MSGSVNSLIQKYNVPGPRYTSYPTVPYWENEHFSLKEWQHTLKTSFDESNVSEGISLYIHLPFCESLCTFCGCHKRVTKKHEMEQPYIQAVLKEWQLYCDLLVDKPRIKEIHLGGGTPTFFSPEHLTQLIKGILAKAEVADEHEFSFEGHPNNTTREHLQALYDVGFRRVSYGVQDYNETVQKAIHRIQPYENVKNVTEWAREIGYTSISHDLVFGLPFQSLEDVLNTIDQTNTLMPDRLALYSYAHVPWIKGNGQRGFKDADVPKDDIKRQCYEKGKKKLLQHGYHEIGMDHFALAKDSMYQSFKAGSLHRNFMGYTASKTQVMIGLGISSISDSWYSFAQNVKTLDEYYALLEQNQIPVFKGHILNQEDLIIRKHILNLMCSFQTSWVNPDMQFPEIKSVLAQLAEMQQDGLIQIEDASVTILEAGKPFVRNICMAFDLRLKRNKPENRIFSMTI from the coding sequence ATGAGTCGAATGTAAGTGAAGGGATCAGTCTTTATATTCATCTGCCTTTTTGTGAAAGCTTATGTACCTTTTGCGGTTGTCATAAACGTGTGACCAAAAAGCATGAAATGGAACAACCTTATATTCAGGCGGTGCTAAAAGAATGGCAGCTCTATTGTGATCTGTTGGTCGATAAACCACGTATTAAAGAAATTCATTTGGGTGGGGGAACCCCGACATTTTTTAGTCCTGAACATTTAACACAGTTGATTAAGGGAATATTGGCTAAAGCTGAAGTTGCAGATGAGCATGAGTTTAGTTTTGAGGGACATCCCAACAACACCACACGTGAACATTTGCAGGCGCTCTATGATGTCGGATTTCGACGTGTCAGTTATGGCGTGCAGGACTATAACGAAACTGTGCAGAAAGCCATTCACCGTATTCAACCCTATGAAAATGTCAAAAACGTCACTGAGTGGGCGCGTGAGATTGGCTATACCTCTATTTCACATGATTTAGTCTTTGGCCTGCCATTTCAAAGTTTAGAAGATGTTTTAAATACAATTGATCAAACCAATACCTTAATGCCGGATCGTTTGGCTTTGTATAGCTATGCGCATGTGCCATGGATTAAAGGCAATGGTCAACGCGGTTTTAAAGATGCAGATGTCCCGAAAGATGACATCAAACGTCAATGTTATGAAAAGGGCAAAAAGAAACTGCTACAGCATGGCTATCATGAAATTGGTATGGATCATTTTGCTCTCGCAAAAGACAGCATGTATCAGTCCTTTAAAGCAGGAAGTTTGCATCGGAACTTTATGGGCTATACCGCATCAAAAACGCAAGTGATGATTGGTCTCGGGATTTCATCGATTAGTGACAGTTGGTACAGCTTTGCGCAAAACGTGAAAACTTTAGATGAATACTATGCCTTGCTCGAGCAAAATCAGATTCCCGTCTTTAAAGGGCATATCTTGAATCAGGAAGATTTGATCATCCGTAAACATATTTTAAATTTGATGTGTAGCTTCCAAACCTCATGGGTCAATCCCGACATGCAATTTCCCGAGATTAAGTCTGTTTTGGCACAATTAGCAGAAATGCAGCAAGATGGTTTGATTCAAATTGAAGACGCATCGGTCACAATTTTAGAAGCGGGCAAGCCTTTCGTTCGTAATATTTGTATGGCCTTTGATTTAAGACTGAAGCGCAACAAGCCTGAGAATCGGATTTTTTCGATGACGATTTAA
- a CDS encoding ABC transporter ATP-binding protein — protein sequence MKNQTTFDAQSLIEVKNLSFKRGDRVIYDNVSLNIRRGQITAIMGPSGTGKTTLLRLIGGQLTPDAGQVLLDGQDIAKMSRSELFASRARMGMLFQSGALFTDMSVYENVAFPIRAHTKLPEHLIAEIVALKLESVGLRGAEHMMPSELSGGMNRRVALARAIALDPELIMYDEPFAGQDPIVMGVLTRLIRSLREALDLTTIIVSHDVAETLSIADYIYVVAEGKVQGEGTPEQLKSHPSAFVQQFLTGSVEGPVDYQFSHQAYLSDEVRS from the coding sequence ATGAAAAATCAAACAACGTTTGATGCGCAGTCTTTGATTGAAGTCAAAAATTTGAGCTTTAAACGAGGCGATCGTGTGATTTACGACAATGTCAGTTTGAACATTCGTCGAGGGCAAATCACCGCGATTATGGGACCATCTGGAACGGGTAAAACTACATTGCTTCGTTTAATTGGCGGACAGCTGACGCCAGATGCAGGTCAGGTTTTGCTTGATGGTCAAGATATTGCCAAGATGTCTCGTAGTGAATTGTTCGCTTCACGTGCTCGTATGGGGATGCTTTTTCAAAGTGGTGCATTATTTACCGATATGTCGGTATATGAAAATGTCGCTTTTCCAATTCGTGCGCATACCAAACTACCTGAGCATTTAATTGCAGAAATTGTGGCACTGAAGCTTGAATCAGTTGGCTTGCGTGGTGCTGAGCACATGATGCCTTCAGAGCTTTCAGGCGGTATGAATCGACGTGTTGCATTAGCACGAGCAATTGCGCTTGACCCTGAACTGATTATGTATGACGAGCCTTTTGCAGGCCAAGACCCAATTGTCATGGGTGTCTTAACTCGTTTAATTCGCTCTCTTCGTGAGGCATTAGACCTTACCACGATTATCGTGTCGCATGATGTGGCTGAAACCTTATCGATTGCCGATTACATTTATGTTGTGGCGGAAGGTAAGGTACAAGGTGAGGGCACACCTGAACAATTAAAATCTCATCCTTCCGCATTTGTACAACAGTTCTTAACAGGTTCTGTTGAAGGACCAGTGGATTATCAGTTTAGCCATCAAGCTTATTTAAGTGATGAGGTACGTTCATGA
- the dxs gene encoding 1-deoxy-D-xylulose-5-phosphate synthase — MLYTEIPTQRPVTPLLDTIDHPQQLRALEQSQLEQVADELRQFILYAAGQSGGHFGANLGVIELSVALHYCFNTPNDRLIWDVGHQAYPHKALTGRREQLTTIRAKDGLAAFPSREESEFDTFGVGHSSTAISAGLGMALATRYQDIAREVVAIIGDGAMTAGMAFEAMNDAVAHNADMMVILNDNDMSISCSTGGFAKHLAAIWERGESVDISDDGEAFVKPYPEWSYNSRLHSAATDAADNLFKAIGFDYFGPFDGHDVQGLVHVFNAMKKRKGPRLIHIYTKKGKGFAPAEADQIKYHAISKLNTATSSTAAPKYSDVFGQWLCDEAAQDQRLLAITPAMCEGSGMVKFAKDYPERFFDVAIAEQHAVTLAAGMACEGLKPVVAIYSTFLQRGYDQLVHDVALQNLDVTFGIDRAGLVGEDGPTHAGAYDYAYMRTIPNLVLMAPKDENECRQMLHTAYLYNGPAAVRYPRGNGLGVEIQQDMTEIPIGQSEIVATLNEQFDDYISVLAFGSRVQAAVQAVERFAAQHEVAIRVINMRFIKPLDTQMLDTIATNTQLFVTVEEHAVMAGAGSAVNEYLAQAQIIKPILNLGLADHFMAQATHAQMLQQSGLDAQGIEKSINQAWSALAQNV, encoded by the coding sequence ATGCTGTATACAGAAATACCAACTCAACGCCCTGTTACCCCATTGCTGGATACAATTGATCATCCTCAGCAATTGCGGGCACTTGAGCAAAGCCAGTTAGAGCAAGTGGCAGATGAGTTACGTCAGTTTATTTTGTATGCTGCAGGTCAAAGTGGTGGACACTTTGGCGCAAACTTAGGTGTAATCGAACTGAGCGTCGCATTGCACTATTGTTTTAACACACCCAATGATCGTTTGATCTGGGATGTGGGTCATCAAGCTTATCCGCATAAAGCATTAACGGGTCGCCGTGAACAGCTCACCACAATTCGCGCAAAAGATGGTCTAGCCGCATTTCCATCACGTGAAGAATCAGAATTCGATACTTTTGGGGTAGGGCATTCATCCACTGCGATTTCTGCAGGCCTAGGTATGGCGTTGGCAACACGTTATCAAGACATTGCTCGTGAAGTTGTGGCGATTATTGGTGATGGTGCGATGACTGCAGGTATGGCGTTTGAAGCCATGAATGATGCTGTGGCGCATAACGCGGACATGATGGTCATACTCAATGATAACGATATGTCGATCTCATGCAGTACCGGTGGTTTTGCCAAGCATTTGGCTGCCATTTGGGAGCGTGGGGAATCGGTTGATATTTCCGATGATGGTGAAGCATTTGTAAAGCCGTATCCTGAGTGGAGCTACAACTCACGTTTGCATAGCGCAGCAACGGATGCAGCAGATAATTTATTTAAAGCCATTGGCTTTGACTACTTTGGACCATTTGACGGACATGATGTGCAAGGACTTGTGCATGTGTTCAATGCAATGAAAAAACGTAAAGGTCCACGTTTAATCCATATCTATACCAAGAAGGGTAAAGGTTTTGCGCCTGCAGAAGCAGATCAAATCAAATACCACGCCATTAGCAAATTAAATACAGCAACATCTTCAACTGCTGCACCGAAATATTCAGATGTATTTGGTCAATGGCTCTGTGATGAAGCAGCGCAAGATCAACGTTTATTGGCAATTACTCCTGCGATGTGCGAAGGCTCAGGCATGGTAAAATTTGCCAAAGACTATCCTGAGCGCTTCTTTGATGTGGCGATTGCGGAACAGCATGCGGTGACTTTGGCTGCAGGTATGGCCTGTGAAGGTTTAAAACCTGTTGTTGCAATTTATTCGACTTTCTTGCAACGCGGTTATGACCAATTGGTTCATGATGTTGCTTTACAAAATTTGGATGTTACCTTTGGTATCGACCGCGCAGGTTTAGTCGGAGAGGATGGCCCAACTCATGCAGGGGCCTATGACTATGCCTATATGCGGACTATTCCAAATTTAGTGTTGATGGCACCAAAAGACGAAAATGAATGTCGTCAAATGCTGCATACGGCTTATTTATATAATGGTCCTGCGGCAGTCCGTTACCCACGCGGTAATGGCCTAGGTGTCGAAATTCAACAGGACATGACAGAAATTCCAATTGGTCAATCTGAAATTGTGGCGACCTTGAATGAACAATTTGATGATTACATTTCAGTATTAGCTTTTGGTAGTCGTGTTCAGGCTGCAGTTCAAGCCGTTGAACGTTTTGCAGCGCAGCACGAGGTGGCGATCCGTGTGATCAATATGCGTTTCATTAAACCACTTGATACTCAAATGCTTGATACAATTGCGACTAATACACAATTGTTTGTGACTGTTGAAGAGCATGCGGTAATGGCAGGCGCGGGCAGTGCGGTCAATGAATATTTAGCACAAGCACAGATCATCAAACCAATCTTAAACCTTGGTTTGGCCGATCACTTCATGGCACAGGCGACTCATGCACAAATGTTGCAACAGTCTGGTCTCGATGCGCAAGGTATTGAAAAATCAATTAATCAGGCATGGTCTGCGCTTGCACAGAATGTTTGA
- the ribA gene encoding GTP cyclohydrolase II, producing the protein MPIEFVATSRLPTAHGEFKISVFQDPQTGEEHVALSKGLEEASDEPVVVRIHSECLTGDAFASLKCDCGPQLQATQKLINEIGRGVILYLRQEGRGIGLTNKIRAYALQDQGHDTVDANLMLNLPADARKYDMCSIMLDHLNVKAVRLVTNNPLKIQALKDQGINVVGRVPLTVGLNPFNEQYLKTKHDRMSHMYQKEDF; encoded by the coding sequence GTGCCGATCGAATTTGTTGCGACTTCAAGATTACCTACCGCACATGGTGAATTTAAAATTTCAGTGTTTCAAGATCCTCAAACAGGTGAAGAACATGTGGCTTTATCTAAAGGTTTAGAAGAAGCATCTGATGAGCCAGTAGTGGTACGTATTCATTCTGAATGTTTAACGGGTGATGCTTTTGCCTCACTCAAATGCGACTGTGGTCCACAGCTACAAGCCACTCAAAAACTAATTAATGAAATTGGTCGTGGTGTGATTTTATATTTGCGCCAAGAAGGTCGCGGGATTGGTCTGACCAATAAAATTCGTGCCTATGCCTTGCAAGATCAAGGGCATGATACGGTTGATGCCAACCTCATGCTCAACCTCCCCGCCGATGCACGTAAGTATGATATGTGTAGCATTATGCTAGATCATTTAAATGTTAAAGCAGTGCGCTTAGTCACCAACAATCCACTGAAGATTCAAGCATTAAAAGATCAAGGCATTAATGTGGTCGGTCGTGTGCCATTAACTGTGGGCTTAAACCCGTTTAATGAGCAATATTTAAAAACCAAACATGACCGTATGTCACATATGTATCAAAAGGAAGATTTTTGA